From Caulobacter segnis, a single genomic window includes:
- the rplA gene encoding 50S ribosomal protein L1, producing MATQPKRIKAWTGDRDAAHSVEAAIKLVKENAKAKFDETIEISVNLGVDPRHADQQVRGVVNLPSGTGRDVRVAVFAKDAKAAEATAAGAEHVGADDLYEKIAGGFMDFDRVIATPDMMALVGRLGKVLGPRGLMPNPKVGTVTPNVGQAVKDAKGGAVEFRVEKAGIVHAGIGKASFTEEALLVNVKALIEALNRAKPSGAKGVFVKRVGLSSTMGPGFKVDITSING from the coding sequence ATGGCTACGCAACCCAAGCGCATCAAGGCCTGGACCGGCGACCGCGACGCGGCCCACTCGGTCGAAGCCGCCATCAAGCTGGTCAAGGAAAACGCCAAGGCCAAGTTCGACGAGACCATCGAGATCTCGGTGAACCTGGGCGTCGACCCGCGTCACGCCGACCAACAGGTCCGTGGCGTCGTCAACCTGCCGTCGGGCACCGGCCGTGACGTCCGCGTCGCCGTGTTCGCCAAGGACGCCAAGGCGGCCGAAGCGACCGCCGCGGGCGCCGAGCACGTCGGCGCCGACGACCTGTACGAAAAGATCGCCGGCGGCTTCATGGACTTCGATCGCGTCATCGCGACCCCGGACATGATGGCCCTGGTCGGTCGCCTCGGTAAGGTGCTGGGCCCGCGCGGCCTGATGCCGAACCCGAAGGTCGGCACCGTGACCCCGAACGTCGGTCAGGCCGTCAAGGACGCCAAGGGCGGCGCCGTGGAGTTCCGCGTCGAAAAGGCCGGTATCGTTCACGCCGGCATCGGCAAGGCCTCGTTCACCGAGGAAGCCCTGCTGGTCAACGTCAAGGCTCTGATCGAAGCCCTGAACCGCGCGAAGCCGTCGGGCGCCAAGGGCGTCTTCGTGAAGCGCGTTGGTCTGTCGTCGACGATGGGCCCGGGCTTCAAGGTCGACATCACCTCGATCAACGGCTGA
- a CDS encoding TIGR03862 family flavoprotein encodes MSQDDQILDVAVIGGGPAGLMAAETIARSFGNGAGKSVAVFEKMPTFGRKFLMAGRGGLNLTHAEDFDLFVDRYGARAETLAPMLEAFAPADLVAWAQDLGQPTFVGASGRVFPKAMKASPLLRAWLARLEGLGVQLRTRAEWTGWSADGGLLINGEVVRARTVVLALGGASWPRLGSDAAWVGALEGQGCAVAPFRAANCGFDVAWSTVFRERFAGEPLKNIGLRHGEKGARGDAMVAGYGLEGGAVYALAAPLRDAIEADGRAVLTIDLRPDIPVETLERRLHAPRGGQSLANFLRKAVKLSPVEVNLLREAHGLDLPVAPAALAAAIKAAPIVLTDVQPLDRAISAAGGARFESLDGLALKDRPEVILAGEMLDWEAPTGGYLLQACFASGVAAGKQALARLG; translated from the coding sequence ATGAGCCAAGACGACCAGATCCTCGATGTCGCCGTGATCGGCGGCGGGCCGGCCGGGCTGATGGCGGCCGAGACGATCGCCCGAAGCTTCGGAAATGGGGCCGGCAAGTCCGTGGCCGTGTTCGAGAAGATGCCGACCTTCGGGCGCAAGTTCCTGATGGCCGGACGCGGCGGGCTCAATCTCACCCACGCCGAGGATTTCGACCTGTTCGTGGACCGCTACGGCGCGCGCGCCGAGACGCTGGCGCCGATGCTGGAGGCGTTCGCCCCCGCGGACCTAGTCGCCTGGGCCCAGGACCTGGGCCAGCCGACCTTCGTCGGGGCCAGCGGCCGAGTGTTTCCCAAGGCGATGAAGGCCTCGCCGCTGCTGCGGGCCTGGCTGGCGCGGCTGGAGGGGCTGGGCGTCCAACTGCGGACGCGGGCCGAGTGGACCGGCTGGAGCGCCGACGGCGGTCTCCTGATCAACGGTGAGGTCGTGCGCGCCCGGACGGTGGTCCTGGCCCTGGGTGGGGCCAGCTGGCCCCGGCTCGGCTCGGACGCGGCCTGGGTCGGGGCGCTCGAAGGGCAAGGCTGCGCCGTCGCCCCGTTCCGCGCCGCCAACTGCGGCTTCGACGTCGCCTGGAGCACCGTGTTCCGCGAGCGCTTCGCCGGCGAGCCGCTGAAGAACATCGGCCTACGCCATGGCGAGAAGGGCGCGCGCGGCGACGCCATGGTCGCCGGCTATGGCCTGGAGGGCGGGGCGGTCTACGCCCTGGCCGCTCCGCTGCGCGACGCCATCGAGGCTGACGGCCGGGCGGTTCTGACCATCGACCTGCGCCCCGACATCCCGGTCGAGACCCTGGAGCGCCGGCTGCACGCGCCGCGCGGCGGCCAGAGCCTGGCCAATTTCCTGCGCAAGGCGGTCAAGCTGTCGCCGGTCGAGGTCAACCTGCTGCGCGAGGCCCACGGCCTGGATCTGCCCGTCGCGCCCGCGGCCCTGGCGGCCGCGATCAAGGCCGCGCCCATCGTGCTGACCGATGTCCAGCCCCTGGACCGCGCCATTTCGGCCGCCGGCGGCGCCCGGTTCGAGAGCCTTGACGGCCTGGCGCTGAAGGACCGCCCGGAGGTGATCCTGGCCGGCGAGATGCTGGACTGGGAGGCCCCGACCGGCGGCTATCTGCTGCAGGCCTGCTTCGCCAGCGGCGTGGCGGCCGGGAAGCAGGCGCTGGCGCGGCTGGGTTAG
- a CDS encoding alpha/beta fold hydrolase, with protein sequence MTRKLIAGACALLLGALVAAPVLAEPKVAPTPRAVVADPARDKEHPADMAAFQVDVAGSKINAILYTASGEQPHPTLLFLHGFPGNETNIDLLQAVRRAGWNAMRINYRGSWGSQGRFSFENARADGEAAVAWLTDPANIAKYHIDPKRIVVAGHSMGGFMAASASTARRDVAGTVLIDSWDIGKEKAGVTSDQTRKTAIEGMRPDTAPLATTPEALVAEIERDAAKLDLERLSARIADRPVLMIGAEFAGAPTTRKLAAAARAAGAKDLTETYLATDHSFSDARIALESEVIRWLARFDPQSAATVGTRIPLRAAYDDNNVFARIIRGELPAYKVYEDADVLAFMDRAPMEPGHVLVISKTSKARTLLEIDPEDLAKVMAVAQKVGQAEVDALGLEGFMLIQNNGIGQSVPHLHVHVIPRVAGKPAYLVENAPADPKDLEAMAARIRAAMKP encoded by the coding sequence ATGACTCGCAAGCTGATCGCCGGGGCGTGCGCCCTGCTCCTGGGGGCGCTGGTCGCCGCGCCCGTCCTGGCCGAGCCCAAGGTCGCGCCGACGCCGCGCGCCGTGGTCGCCGATCCCGCGCGCGACAAGGAGCACCCGGCCGACATGGCGGCCTTCCAGGTCGACGTCGCCGGCTCGAAGATCAACGCCATCCTGTACACGGCCTCGGGCGAGCAGCCGCATCCGACCCTGCTGTTCCTGCACGGCTTCCCCGGCAACGAGACCAATATCGACCTGCTGCAGGCGGTGCGGCGCGCCGGCTGGAACGCCATGCGGATCAACTATCGCGGCTCGTGGGGCAGCCAGGGCAGGTTCAGCTTCGAGAACGCCCGCGCCGACGGCGAGGCGGCGGTGGCCTGGCTGACCGATCCCGCCAACATCGCCAAGTACCACATCGACCCCAAGCGCATCGTCGTCGCGGGCCACAGCATGGGCGGCTTCATGGCCGCCAGCGCCTCGACCGCGCGGCGGGACGTGGCCGGGACCGTGCTGATCGACTCCTGGGACATCGGCAAGGAAAAGGCCGGCGTCACCAGCGACCAGACCCGCAAGACCGCCATCGAGGGCATGCGCCCAGACACCGCGCCCTTGGCCACGACGCCCGAGGCCCTGGTGGCCGAGATCGAGCGCGACGCCGCCAAGCTGGACCTTGAGCGGCTCTCCGCCCGCATCGCCGATCGTCCGGTGCTGATGATCGGCGCCGAGTTCGCCGGCGCGCCCACCACGCGCAAGTTGGCCGCCGCCGCCCGCGCGGCCGGCGCCAAGGACCTGACCGAGACCTATCTGGCCACCGACCACAGCTTCTCGGACGCCCGCATCGCGCTGGAGAGCGAGGTGATCCGCTGGCTGGCCCGGTTCGATCCCCAGAGCGCGGCGACGGTCGGAACGCGGATCCCGCTGCGGGCCGCCTATGACGACAACAACGTCTTCGCCCGGATCATTCGCGGCGAGCTGCCCGCCTACAAGGTCTACGAGGACGCCGACGTCCTGGCCTTCATGGACCGCGCGCCGATGGAGCCCGGCCACGTGCTGGTGATCTCCAAGACCTCCAAGGCCCGCACCCTGCTGGAGATCGATCCCGAGGACCTCGCCAAGGTCATGGCGGTCGCCCAGAAGGTCGGCCAGGCCGAGGTCGACGCCCTGGGCCTGGAGGGCTTCATGCTGATCCAGAACAACGGGATCGGCCAGAGCGTGCCGCACCTGCACGTCCACGTGATCCCGCGCGTCGCCGGCAAGCCGGCCTATCTGGTCGAGAACGCGCCCGCCGATCCGAAAGACCTGGAGGCGATGGCCGCGAGGATCCGCGCGGCGATGAAGCCCTAA
- a CDS encoding SRPBCC family protein yields MASIHKDILIDASPETVWDAVRDVGAIHERLCPGFVVDTEMVDDGAARMVTFGNGMVVKEVIVDLDDARRRLVWSVRSERLAHHNGVMRVEDAGEGRSRAVWTADVLPHAAAESVGPMMEMGLAAMKARLEA; encoded by the coding sequence ATGGCTTCGATCCACAAGGACATCCTGATCGACGCGAGTCCGGAGACGGTCTGGGACGCCGTGCGCGACGTCGGCGCGATCCACGAGCGGCTATGCCCGGGCTTCGTCGTCGATACCGAGATGGTCGACGACGGCGCGGCCCGCATGGTCACCTTCGGCAACGGCATGGTGGTCAAGGAAGTGATCGTCGACCTCGACGACGCCCGCCGCCGCCTGGTCTGGAGCGTTCGGAGCGAACGCCTCGCGCACCACAACGGCGTCATGCGCGTCGAGGACGCCGGCGAGGGCCGTTCGCGGGCCGTCTGGACCGCCGACGTCCTGCCGCACGCGGCGGCCGAAAGCGTGGGGCCGATGATGGAGATGGGACTGGCGGCGATGAAGGCGCGGCTGGAAGCGTGA
- the rplJ gene encoding 50S ribosomal protein L10: MDRAQKQESIESLKSVFADAGAVVVTHYTGLTVAEMTDLRLRLRKEGAAIKVVKNTLALKALDGKLGDKGDKLFTGPVAIAYGPDAVSAAKIAVQFAKENDKLKVVGGVLDQTNVLDENAVRALATLPSLDELRGKLIGLIQAPATKIAGVLQAPAGQLARVFNAYATKDAA, translated from the coding sequence ATGGACCGCGCTCAAAAGCAGGAATCGATCGAGTCGCTGAAAAGCGTCTTCGCCGATGCCGGCGCTGTCGTCGTGACCCACTATACGGGTCTGACCGTTGCGGAAATGACCGACCTTCGTCTTCGCCTCCGCAAGGAAGGCGCCGCGATCAAGGTTGTGAAGAACACCCTGGCCCTCAAGGCTCTGGACGGCAAGCTCGGTGACAAGGGCGACAAGCTCTTCACCGGTCCGGTCGCCATCGCCTACGGCCCGGACGCTGTCTCGGCCGCGAAGATCGCGGTGCAGTTCGCCAAGGAAAACGACAAGCTCAAGGTTGTCGGTGGCGTCCTGGACCAGACCAACGTGCTGGACGAGAACGCGGTGCGCGCTCTGGCGACCCTGCCGTCGCTGGACGAACTGCGTGGCAAGCTTATCGGCCTCATCCAGGCTCCGGCGACCAAGATCGCTGGCGTCCTGCAGGCTCCGGCCGGCCAGCTGGCTCGCGTCTTCAACGCCTACGCGACCAAAGACGCCGCGTAA
- the rplL gene encoding 50S ribosomal protein L7/L12, which produces MSKLEKLVEELSTLSVLEAAELSKLLEEKWGVSAAAPVAVAAAGGAAAAPAEAAEEQTEFTVVLVDGGDKKINVIKEVRGVRPDLGLKEAKDLVEGAPQNVVENVSKQQAEEISKKLTEAGAKIQIK; this is translated from the coding sequence ATGTCGAAGCTCGAAAAGCTGGTCGAAGAACTGTCCACCCTGTCGGTGCTGGAAGCCGCTGAACTGTCGAAGCTGCTGGAAGAAAAGTGGGGCGTCTCGGCCGCCGCTCCGGTCGCCGTCGCCGCCGCTGGTGGCGCCGCCGCCGCTCCGGCCGAAGCCGCTGAAGAGCAAACCGAGTTCACCGTCGTCCTGGTCGACGGCGGCGACAAGAAGATCAACGTGATCAAGGAAGTCCGCGGCGTCCGTCCGGACCTCGGCCTGAAGGAAGCCAAGGACCTGGTCGAAGGCGCTCCGCAGAACGTCGTCGAGAACGTCTCGAAGCAACAAGCCGAAGAGATCTCGAAGAAGCTCACGGAAGCCGGCGCCAAGATCCAAATCAAGTAA
- a CDS encoding AraC family transcriptional regulator produces MTSPVVDRGRFPPTLWRALRAAGLEPPKVLRLAGLPSSLHLDASATFSTTQLFAIWKAVETIADDPAMALRLLRAADLSGHQPAFISALYAADFRDAIQRIERFKRMGACEVFTTEAANGRWTITKAWPFATEAEPAISVDLSFMFLLELGRRGAGRRITPARIEYRRPGPVTPELEAYYGAPLAFGASRNAMTFHLDDLAAPFPGHSPEFLDLVTPGLAAAFAEIEESDAIADRVKSVLKRSLASGRPEVAHVARDLGMSERTLQRRITGEATTFRALLSDARRELSQQLLADPDIHIDEVTYLLGYQDATSFYRAFRDWAGVSPGEWRAGVAAEKGVTRGLH; encoded by the coding sequence ATGACTTCGCCCGTGGTGGACAGGGGCCGGTTCCCGCCGACGCTGTGGCGCGCCCTACGCGCCGCCGGCCTTGAGCCCCCCAAGGTGCTGCGCTTGGCGGGGCTGCCGTCGAGCCTGCACCTCGACGCCTCGGCGACATTCTCCACGACGCAACTGTTCGCGATCTGGAAGGCGGTCGAGACGATCGCGGACGACCCCGCCATGGCGCTGCGCCTGCTTCGGGCGGCCGACCTCTCCGGCCACCAGCCGGCCTTCATTTCCGCGCTCTACGCCGCCGACTTCCGGGACGCCATCCAGAGGATCGAGCGCTTCAAACGGATGGGCGCCTGCGAGGTGTTCACGACCGAGGCGGCGAACGGTCGGTGGACCATCACCAAGGCGTGGCCCTTCGCGACGGAGGCCGAGCCGGCGATCTCGGTCGATCTCAGCTTCATGTTCCTGCTGGAGCTGGGACGCCGGGGCGCCGGCAGGCGCATCACGCCGGCGCGGATTGAATACCGCCGGCCCGGGCCCGTGACGCCGGAGCTCGAGGCCTATTACGGGGCGCCCTTGGCGTTTGGAGCCTCACGGAACGCCATGACCTTCCACCTCGACGATCTGGCCGCGCCTTTCCCTGGCCACAGCCCGGAGTTTCTGGACCTCGTGACGCCGGGACTGGCGGCGGCCTTCGCGGAGATCGAGGAGAGCGACGCGATCGCCGACCGGGTGAAATCGGTGCTGAAGCGGTCTCTCGCCAGCGGTCGTCCCGAGGTCGCTCACGTGGCGCGAGATCTGGGCATGAGCGAGCGCACGCTGCAGAGACGAATAACCGGTGAGGCCACGACGTTCCGGGCCCTCCTTTCCGATGCGCGACGCGAACTCAGCCAGCAATTGCTGGCCGACCCGGACATCCATATCGACGAGGTCACCTACCTGCTCGGCTATCAGGACGCCACGTCCTTCTACCGTGCTTTCCGGGACTGGGCCGGCGTTTCTCCGGGGGAATGGCGCGCGGGCGTCGCCGCCGAGAAGGGCGTGACGCGCGGCCTACATTGA
- a CDS encoding alpha/beta hydrolase family protein, producing the protein MNNLIKDARHIPVDEARTTISVSPITLATTERPLPLELRVTGPAEGDGLPIVLLSHGHGPSNYIPSKDGYGPLVNFYAERGFVVIQPTHLNSKVAGLPAGAAGGPLFWRSRVEDMRLILDRLDEIEAAAPAFKGRLDHGKVAVVGHSMGGQTAGMLLGARLTDPKDPDAQDVNLLEPRIKAGVLLTAPGKGGDSLSEMAASNYTFFNPDFSHMTTRSLVVIGSDDASAHLTVRGPAWHADPFHESPGAEALMTVLGAKHGLGGISGYDARETDDEDPDRLEIVLRMTWAYLRSALDDDGRPWAAACAALRAHASSQARVDPR; encoded by the coding sequence ATGAACAACCTCATCAAAGACGCGCGTCACATCCCGGTGGACGAGGCCCGGACGACGATCTCGGTCAGTCCGATCACCCTGGCCACGACGGAGCGGCCGCTGCCGCTCGAACTGCGCGTCACGGGCCCCGCCGAAGGCGACGGCCTGCCCATCGTGCTGCTGTCACACGGTCACGGCCCCTCGAACTACATCCCCTCCAAGGATGGCTACGGCCCGCTGGTCAATTTCTATGCCGAGCGCGGCTTCGTCGTGATCCAGCCCACCCATCTGAACTCCAAGGTCGCGGGGCTTCCGGCCGGCGCCGCCGGCGGACCGCTCTTCTGGCGGTCTCGCGTCGAGGACATGCGCCTGATCCTAGACCGTCTCGACGAGATCGAGGCGGCGGCCCCGGCCTTCAAGGGACGTCTGGATCACGGCAAGGTCGCGGTTGTGGGTCATTCCATGGGCGGTCAAACCGCCGGCATGCTGCTGGGCGCTCGGCTCACCGACCCGAAGGATCCGGACGCCCAGGACGTCAACCTGCTCGAGCCCCGCATCAAGGCCGGCGTGCTTCTCACCGCGCCTGGCAAAGGCGGCGACAGCCTGAGCGAGATGGCGGCCAGCAACTACACCTTCTTCAATCCCGACTTTTCGCACATGACCACCAGGAGCCTGGTCGTCATCGGCAGCGACGACGCCTCGGCTCACCTCACCGTGCGCGGGCCGGCCTGGCATGCCGACCCGTTCCACGAGAGCCCCGGCGCCGAGGCGCTGATGACCGTGCTCGGCGCCAAGCACGGGCTGGGCGGCATTTCGGGCTACGACGCCCGCGAGACCGACGACGAGGATCCCGATCGGCTGGAGATCGTCCTGCGCATGACCTGGGCCTACCTGCGCTCTGCCCTGGATGACGATGGTCGCCCCTGGGCCGCCGCCTGCGCCGCGTTGCGGGCCCATGCCTCGTCGCAGGCGCGCGTCGACCCGCGCTAG
- the rpoB gene encoding DNA-directed RNA polymerase subunit beta, translated as MAQSFTGKKRIRKSFGRIPEAVQMPNLIEVQRSSYEQFLQREVRPGQRRDEGVEAVFKSVFPIKDFNERAVLEYVSYEFEEPKYDVEECIQRDMTFAAPLKVKLRLIVFETEEETGARSVKDIKEQDVYMGDIPLMTDKGTFIVNGTERVIVSQMHRSPGVFFDHDKGKTHASGKLLFAARVIPYRGSWLDFEFDAKDIVYVRIDRRRKLPATTFLYALGMDGEEILTTFYDVVPFEKRAGGWATPYKPERWRGVKPEFPLVDADTGEEVAPAGTKITARQAKKFADAGLKTLLLAPEALTGRYLARDAVNFSTGEIYSEAGDELDVPAIQALADQGFDTIDVLDIDHVTVGAYMRNTLRVDKNAVREDALFDIYRVMRPGEPPTVEAAEAMFKSLFFDAERYDLSSVGRVKMNMRLEQDVSDEVRILRKDDVLAVLKVLVGLRDGRGEIDDIDNLGNRRVRSVGELLENQYRVGLLRMERAIKERMSSVDIDTVMPHDLINAKPAAAAVREFFGSSQLSQFMDQTNPLSEITHKRRLSALGPGGLTRERAGFEVRDVHPTHYGRICPIETPEGPNIGLINSLATHARVNKYGFIESPYRRVKDGKPQDEVVYMSAMEESKHVIAQSNISVAQGEIVDDLVPGRINGEPTLLQKETVDLMDVSPRQVVSVAAALIPFLENDDANRALMGSNMQRQAVPLVQSDAPLVGTGMEAVVARDSGAVVIAKRTGVVEQIDGTRIVIRATEETDAARSGVDIYRMSKFQRSNQSTCINQRPLVKVGDKISAGDIIADGPSTELGELALGRNALVAFMPWNGYNFEDSILISERIVRDDVFTSIHIEEFEVMARDTKLGPEEITRDIPNVGEEALRNLDEAGIVAIGAEVQPGDILVGKVTPKGESPMTPEEKLLRAIFGEKASDVRDTSLRLPPGVAGTIVDVRVFNRHGVDKDERALAIERAEIDRLGKDRDDEFAILNRNISGRLKELLIGKVALSGPKGLSRGEITADGLSQVASGLWWQIALEDEKAMGELESLRRLFDENRKRLDRRFEDKVDKLQRGDELPPGVMKMVKVFVAVKRKLQPGDKMAGRHGNKGVISRILPIEDMPFLADGTHVDVVLNPLGVPSRMNVGQIFETHLGWACANLGKQITNLLEDWQHGGQKQALIDRLRDVYGPDEELPESEEELVELARNLGKGVPIATPVFDGARMDDIEDHLEMAGVNRSGQSILFDGLTGEQFKRPVTVGYIYMLKLHHLVDDKIHARSIGPYSLVTQQPLGGKAQFGGQRFGEMEVWALEAYGAAYTLQEMLTVKSDDVAGRTKVYESIVRGDDTFEAGIPESFNVLVKEMRSLGLNVELENS; from the coding sequence ATGGCGCAATCCTTCACCGGCAAGAAGCGGATCCGGAAGTCGTTCGGCCGCATCCCCGAAGCTGTGCAGATGCCGAACCTCATCGAGGTTCAGCGCTCGTCGTACGAGCAGTTCCTCCAGCGCGAGGTCCGTCCGGGCCAGCGCCGCGACGAGGGCGTCGAGGCGGTCTTCAAGTCGGTGTTCCCGATCAAGGACTTCAACGAGCGCGCCGTGCTCGAATACGTCTCGTACGAATTCGAAGAGCCCAAGTACGACGTCGAGGAATGCATCCAGCGCGACATGACCTTCGCCGCGCCGCTGAAGGTCAAGCTGCGCCTGATCGTCTTTGAAACCGAAGAAGAGACCGGGGCTCGATCCGTCAAGGACATCAAGGAGCAGGACGTCTACATGGGCGACATCCCGCTCATGACGGACAAGGGCACCTTCATCGTCAACGGCACCGAGCGCGTCATCGTCTCGCAGATGCACCGCTCGCCGGGCGTGTTCTTCGACCACGACAAGGGCAAGACCCACGCTTCGGGCAAGCTGCTGTTCGCCGCCCGCGTGATCCCGTACCGCGGCTCGTGGCTGGACTTCGAGTTCGACGCCAAGGACATCGTCTATGTCCGCATCGACCGTCGCCGCAAGCTGCCGGCCACGACTTTCCTCTATGCCCTGGGCATGGACGGCGAAGAGATCCTGACCACGTTCTACGACGTCGTCCCGTTCGAAAAGCGCGCGGGTGGCTGGGCCACCCCGTACAAGCCCGAGCGCTGGCGCGGCGTGAAGCCGGAGTTCCCGCTGGTCGACGCCGACACGGGTGAGGAAGTCGCTCCGGCTGGCACCAAGATCACCGCCCGCCAGGCCAAGAAGTTCGCCGACGCGGGTCTGAAGACCCTGCTGCTGGCCCCGGAAGCCCTGACCGGCCGCTACCTGGCCCGTGACGCCGTCAACTTCTCGACCGGCGAGATCTATTCGGAAGCAGGCGACGAGCTGGACGTTCCGGCGATCCAGGCCCTGGCCGACCAAGGCTTCGACACCATCGACGTGCTGGACATCGACCACGTCACGGTCGGCGCCTACATGCGCAACACCCTGCGCGTGGACAAGAACGCCGTCCGCGAGGACGCGCTGTTCGACATCTATCGCGTCATGCGTCCGGGCGAGCCGCCGACCGTCGAAGCCGCCGAAGCGATGTTCAAGTCGCTGTTCTTCGACGCCGAGCGCTACGACCTGTCGTCGGTGGGCCGCGTGAAGATGAACATGCGCCTGGAGCAGGACGTGTCGGACGAAGTCCGCATCCTGCGCAAGGACGACGTCCTGGCCGTGCTGAAGGTCCTGGTGGGCCTGCGCGACGGTCGCGGCGAAATCGACGACATCGACAACCTGGGCAACCGTCGCGTCCGCTCGGTCGGTGAGCTGCTGGAAAACCAGTACCGCGTCGGCCTGCTGCGCATGGAACGCGCCATCAAGGAACGCATGTCGTCCGTCGACATCGACACCGTGATGCCGCACGACCTGATCAACGCCAAGCCGGCCGCCGCCGCTGTTCGTGAATTCTTCGGCTCCTCGCAGCTGTCGCAGTTCATGGACCAGACGAACCCGCTGTCGGAAATCACCCACAAGCGTCGTCTCTCGGCCCTCGGCCCGGGCGGTCTGACCCGCGAGCGCGCCGGCTTCGAAGTCCGCGACGTTCACCCGACCCACTACGGCCGGATCTGCCCGATTGAAACGCCGGAAGGCCCGAACATCGGTCTGATCAACTCGCTGGCCACCCACGCGCGCGTCAACAAGTACGGCTTCATCGAGAGCCCGTACCGTCGCGTGAAGGACGGCAAGCCGCAGGACGAAGTCGTCTACATGTCGGCTATGGAGGAATCCAAGCACGTCATCGCGCAATCGAACATCTCGGTGGCGCAAGGCGAGATCGTCGACGACCTGGTCCCGGGCCGCATCAACGGCGAACCGACCCTCCTGCAAAAGGAGACGGTGGACCTGATGGACGTGTCGCCGCGCCAAGTCGTGTCGGTGGCCGCCGCCCTGATCCCGTTCCTCGAAAACGATGACGCCAACCGCGCGCTCATGGGTTCGAACATGCAACGTCAGGCCGTGCCGCTGGTGCAGTCGGACGCCCCGCTGGTCGGCACCGGCATGGAAGCCGTCGTCGCCCGTGACTCGGGCGCCGTCGTCATCGCCAAGCGCACCGGCGTCGTGGAGCAGATCGACGGTACGCGTATCGTCATCCGCGCCACCGAGGAAACCGACGCGGCCCGCTCGGGCGTCGACATCTACCGCATGTCGAAGTTCCAGCGCTCGAACCAGTCGACCTGCATCAACCAGCGTCCGCTGGTGAAGGTGGGCGACAAGATCAGCGCCGGCGACATCATCGCCGACGGTCCGTCGACCGAGCTGGGCGAACTGGCCCTGGGCCGCAACGCGCTCGTCGCGTTCATGCCCTGGAACGGCTACAACTTCGAAGACTCGATCCTGATTTCCGAACGCATCGTCCGTGACGACGTCTTCACCTCGATCCACATCGAGGAATTCGAAGTCATGGCCCGCGATACGAAGCTGGGTCCGGAAGAAATCACCCGCGACATCCCGAACGTCGGCGAGGAAGCCCTGCGCAACCTCGACGAAGCCGGCATCGTGGCGATCGGCGCCGAAGTCCAGCCGGGCGACATCCTGGTCGGCAAGGTCACGCCGAAGGGCGAAAGCCCGATGACGCCGGAAGAAAAGCTGCTGCGCGCCATCTTCGGTGAAAAGGCCTCGGACGTCCGCGACACCAGCCTGCGCCTGCCCCCGGGCGTCGCCGGCACGATCGTCGACGTGCGCGTCTTCAACCGCCACGGCGTCGACAAGGACGAACGCGCCCTGGCCATCGAACGCGCCGAGATCGACCGCCTGGGCAAAGACCGCGACGACGAGTTCGCGATCCTGAACCGCAACATCTCGGGCCGCCTGAAGGAACTGCTGATCGGCAAGGTTGCGCTGTCGGGCCCGAAGGGTCTGTCGCGCGGCGAGATCACCGCCGACGGCCTGTCGCAGGTCGCCTCGGGCCTGTGGTGGCAGATCGCCCTGGAAGACGAAAAGGCGATGGGCGAACTGGAAAGCCTGCGCCGCCTGTTCGACGAGAACCGCAAGCGCCTCGACCGTCGTTTCGAAGACAAGGTCGACAAGCTGCAGCGCGGCGACGAACTGCCTCCGGGCGTCATGAAGATGGTCAAGGTCTTCGTGGCCGTGAAGCGCAAGCTGCAGCCGGGCGACAAGATGGCCGGCCGTCACGGCAACAAGGGCGTCATCTCGCGCATCCTGCCGATCGAGGACATGCCGTTCCTCGCCGACGGGACGCACGTCGACGTCGTTCTGAACCCGCTGGGCGTGCCTTCGCGCATGAACGTCGGTCAGATCTTCGAGACCCACCTGGGCTGGGCCTGCGCCAACCTTGGCAAGCAGATCACCAACCTGCTGGAAGACTGGCAGCACGGCGGTCAGAAGCAGGCCCTGATCGATCGCCTGCGTGACGTCTACGGTCCGGACGAAGAACTGCCGGAGTCGGAAGAAGAGCTGGTCGAGCTGGCCCGCAACCTCGGCAAGGGCGTTCCGATCGCCACCCCGGTGTTCGACGGCGCGCGCATGGACGACATCGAGGACCACCTCGAAATGGCCGGCGTGAACCGCTCGGGTCAGTCGATCCTGTTCGACGGTCTGACCGGCGAGCAGTTCAAGCGCCCGGTCACGGTCGGCTACATCTACATGCTGAAGCTGCACCACCTGGTCGACGACAAGATCCACGCCCGTTCGATCGGTCCGTACTCGCTGGTCACCCAGCAGCCGCTGGGCGGCAAGGCCCAGTTCGGCGGTCAGCGCTTCGGGGAAATGGAAGTGTGGGCTCTGGAAGCCTACGGCGCGGCCTACACCCTGCAGGAAATGCTGACGGTGAAGTCCGACGACGTGGCCGGCCGGACCAAGGTCTACGAGTCGATCGTCCGCGGCGACGACACGTTCGAAGCCGGTATCCCGGAAAGCTTCAACGTGCTGGTCAAGGAAATGCGCTCGCTCGGCCTGAACGTCGAGCTGGAGAACAGCTGA